The Populus alba chromosome 4, ASM523922v2, whole genome shotgun sequence genome contains a region encoding:
- the LOC118038797 gene encoding P-loop NTPase domain-containing protein LPA1 homolog 1-like, translating into MTTMEVGKVLYIVVVDEEEKRDKGKGKGKDSFRYTRPVLQSTLQLMGCKARHAFKISQRVFELMRSVSHSKEVEITGVDASKGNNEKEDGLSSGVFLGKTEVGNSLVSEEDRNKSIPFELYKRRTTVVVRREAFLNFVCDALTEYKYVGPNQREDLVLACRIRERKESVTVLLCGTSGCGKSTLSALLGSRLGVTTVISTDSIRHMMRSFVDEKQNPLLWASTYHAGEFLDPVAVAEAKAKRKEKKLAGAGTLLSKDEVSDGYTAGKSGSGAPKVSSGATEVISPKQMAIEGFKAQSEMVIDSLDRLITAWEERKESVVVEGVHLSLNFVMGLMKKHPSIIPFMIYITNEDKHLERFAVRAKYMTLDPAKNKYVKYIRNIRTIQDYLCKRADKHLVPKINNTNVDKSVAAIHATVFSCLRRWDAGEQLYDPTTNTVALVDEEYRNQCAANSLSSKGMFQLIQRKGSSRHLMALLNTDGSVAKAWPVDSVDGNGKLGTGHGTDSGIGNPMYGPLLIGKAEPVNLQFGNFGISAWPSDGGTSHAGSVDESRADGTDTGSRYYSSCCSSPRKPDGAAKELKEEHSVNGSDEEVDDPPEVDSDEDLSDDDDKHDHEEIGSVDEEYTKSDEEYDDLAMQDVLENGYWSDDDEEPKDRLPPISGGNASPNKIDKYKQNLERFLGTRSEQVAEPLCSYSSLLVEQGERRMLSSGSLKIRKRSLSIPAIRKHGSVISDPILSGAPQR; encoded by the exons ATGACGACGATGGAGGTTGGAAAAGTGCTGTACATAGTGGTGGTGGATGAGGAGGAAAAAAGAGataaagggaaagggaaagggaaagacTCTTTTAGATATACGCGTCCGGTTTTGCAGAGTACCCTGCAACTCATGGGATGTAAAGCACGTCATGCTTTTAAG ATTAGCCAAAGGGTTTTTGAGCTCATGAGAAGTGTTTCACATTCGAAAGAAGTTGAGATAACAGGAGTGGATGCTTCAAAAGGAAATAATGAAAAGGAAGATGGTTTGTCCAGTGGAGTTTTCTTGGGTAAAACAGAGGTTGGTAATAGTTTGGTTTCCGAGGAAGACAGAAATAAGAGCATACCATTTGAATTGTACAAAAGGCGAACCACTGTAGTTGTTAGAAGAGAGGctttcttgaattttgtttgTGATGCTCTGACCGAGTACAAGTATGTGGGGCCTAACCAGAGGGAAGACTTGGTTTTGGCTTGCAG AATCCGTGAAAGGAAGGAATCCGTAACGGTGCTGTTGTGTGGTACTAGTGGCTGTGGAAAATCTACCTTGTCTGCATTGCTG GGTAGCAGGTTAGGAGTTACAACAGTGATATCTACAGATTCTATTAGACACATGATGAGGAGTTTTGTAGATGAGAAGCAAAATCCTCTACTTTGGGCCTCGACATACCATGCCGGGGAGTTCTTAGATCCTGTGGCTGTTGCAGAAGCAAAGgctaaaagaaaggaaaagaaattggCAGGCGCTGGAACTTTGCTTTCAAAGGATGAAGTATCTGATGGCTATACAGCTGGGAAATCTGGTAGCGGAGCACCAAAGGTGAGTTCTGGTGCTACTGAGGTTATTAGTCCAAAACAAATGGCAATTGAAGGTTTCAAGGCACAAAGTGAGATGGTGATTGACAGTCTTGATCGTCTCATTACTGCATGGGAAGAGAGGAAAGAATCGGTAGTGGTCGAGGGTGTTCATTTGAGCCTTAATTTTGTG ATGGGGCTTATGAAGAAACACCCTTCAATTATACCATTCATGATATACATTACAAATGAGGACAAACACTTGGAGCGATTTGCAGTTCGCGCAAAGTACATGACATTGGACCCagctaaaaacaaatatgtaaaaTACATTCGGAACATCAGAACAATCCAAGATTATCTTTGCAAACGGGCTGACAAACATCTTGTCCCCAAAATCAACAACACAAATGTCGATAAGAGTGTGGCAGCTATTCATGCAACAGTCTTCAGCTGCCTTCGAAGGTGGGATGCAGGAGAACAGCTTTATGATCCTACCACAAACACTGTTGCTCTTGTTGATGAGGAGTACAGGAACCAGTGTGCTGCAAATTCATTGAGCTCCAAGGGGATGTTTCAGCTTATTCAGAGAAAAGGTTCTTCAAGGCATTTGATGGCTCTTCTTAATACTGATGGGTCTGTTGCAAAGGCTTGGCCTGTTGATTCAGTAGATGGTAACGGGAAGCTTGGAACAGGCCATGGGACTGACAGTGGAATAGGGAATCCAATGTATGGGCCATTGCTGATAGGCAAGGCTGAACCGGTTAATCTTCAGTTTGGTAACTTTGGAATCAGTGCTTGGCCTAGTGATGGTGGCACAAGTCATGCTGGAAGTGTTGACGAGTCCAGGGCTGATGGGACTGATACAGGGAGCAGATATTACTCCTCTTGTTGCAGCTCGCCAAGGAAGCCTGATGGGGCTGCCAAGGAG CTGAAGGAGGAGCATTCAGTGAATGGCAGTGATGAAGAAGTTGACGATCCACCTGAGGTGGACAGTGATGAGGATCTTAGTGATGATGATGACAAGCATGACCATGAAGAG ATCGGCTCAGTTGATGAGGAATACACAAAATCAGATGAAGAATATGATGATCTGGCAATGCAGGATGTTCTGGAGAATGGTTATTGGTCAGACGATGATGAAGAACCTAAAGATAGGCTCCCCCCTATTTCTGGGGGTAATGCAAGCCCCAACAAAATAGATAAGTACAAGCAGAATTTAGAGCGCTTCCTTGGAACTAGAAGTGAGCAGGTGGCTGAACCACTATGCTCCTACTCTTCTCTGCTTGTGGAGCAAGGTGAGAGGAGAATGTTGAGTTCAGGCAGTCTCAAAATAAGAAAACGTTCACTCAGCATTCCTGCCATCAGAAAGCACGGGTCAGTAATTAGTGATCCCATTCTCTCCGGAGCACCCCAAAGGTAA
- the LOC118038796 gene encoding SNF1-related protein kinase regulatory subunit beta-3-like produces the protein MSNQYSEDHGEATVVGFEVPRSPDSSYNNVYPGNEDEVRDPPSVPQHLQHSLLSYPVSADTSETLPLPQNVILNHLYIENREAPRSVVALGFTHRFHSKFVTVVLYKPVQRRGSTSN, from the exons ATGAGCAACCAATATAGCGAAGATCAT GGAGAAGCAACTGTTGTGGGATTTGAAGTTCCTAGATCACCTGATTCAAGTTACAACAATGTCTACCCTGGTAATGAAGATGAGGTACGGGACCCACCTTCAGTGCCTCAACACCTGCAACACTCCTTGCTTAGCTACCCAGTAAGTGCAGACACTTCTGAAACCCTTCCACTGCCACAGAATGTGATTCTCAACCATCTTTACATTGAGAACCGGGAGGCCCCACGATCTGTGGTGGCTCTAGGGTTCACTCATCGCTTCCATTCAAAATTTGTCACTGTTGTGCTATACAAACCTGTTCAAAGGAGGGGAAGTACCAGCAATTAG